The following are from one region of the Edwardsiella tarda ATCC 15947 = NBRC 105688 genome:
- a CDS encoding cytochrome b — protein sequence MQRFSKIQISLHWLTLLLIIIAYISIEFRGLFEKNSAPYLLMRETHYNAGVLVWIIMLVRLGLRHILPDPPIVPTPPRWQHLMARLMYLALYLWFLAIPLLGVAMMAYGGKTWSFLGMTIAPWVTPDPATKSLLKEWHEVLANIGYALIGLHTAAALFHHYVIRDNALLLMMPHKKTR from the coding sequence ATGCAACGTTTTAGTAAGATACAGATATCCCTACATTGGTTAACCCTATTACTGATTATCATCGCCTATATCAGCATCGAGTTTCGCGGCTTGTTCGAGAAAAACTCGGCACCGTATTTGCTGATGCGCGAGACCCACTATAACGCCGGCGTATTGGTCTGGATCATCATGCTCGTCCGTTTAGGGCTACGCCATATCCTGCCGGATCCGCCGATTGTCCCTACCCCGCCACGCTGGCAGCATCTGATGGCGCGCCTGATGTATCTGGCGCTCTACCTGTGGTTCCTGGCGATTCCCCTCTTAGGCGTCGCCATGATGGCTTACGGTGGGAAAACCTGGTCGTTTCTCGGCATGACCATCGCCCCCTGGGTCACCCCGGATCCGGCGACGAAGTCGCTGCTCAAAGAGTGGCATGAGGTGTTAGCGAACATCGGCTATGCGCTGATCGGGTTGCACACCGCCGCCGCCCTGTTCCATCACTATGTGATCCGTGACAACGCCCTGCTGCTAATGATGCCGCATAAGAAGACGCGCTAA
- the hybO gene encoding hydrogenase 2 small subunit: MVEDSFLSAHGINRRDFMKLCAGMAATLGLSSNAAAEMAAAITSPQRPPVIWIGAQECTGCTEALLRSTHPTLETLLLNTISLEYHEVLSSAFGHQVEENLHNAMERYKGKYVLVVDGSIPLKDGGVYCMVAGEPIVDQIRKAAADAAAVIAIGSCSAWGGVPATGGNPTGAVSLEEALGHPVINIPGCPPNPHNFLTTVVYYITYGKLPELDSKHRPLFAYERLIHENCERRPHFDAGRFAKEFGDYGHRQGWCLYHLGCKGPETYGNCSTLEFCDIGGGIWPVGIGHPCYGCNEQGIGFTKGIFQLSSVENPTPRAEKPLVDNKEGGHISPTATGLIGGALGILAGVSLMAVRELGRQQKRNQADQHDSREE, encoded by the coding sequence ATGGTTGAGGATTCTTTTTTATCCGCTCACGGCATCAATCGTCGTGACTTTATGAAACTGTGCGCGGGCATGGCCGCCACACTAGGGTTAAGCTCCAATGCGGCGGCGGAAATGGCGGCGGCGATCACCAGCCCGCAACGTCCCCCGGTGATTTGGATCGGCGCTCAGGAGTGTACGGGGTGTACCGAAGCCCTGCTGCGCTCGACTCACCCGACCTTGGAGACGTTACTGCTGAATACCATCTCGCTGGAATACCACGAGGTGTTGTCATCGGCGTTCGGTCACCAAGTGGAAGAAAACCTGCACAATGCCATGGAGCGTTATAAGGGCAAATATGTCCTGGTGGTCGATGGTTCTATTCCGCTGAAAGATGGCGGGGTTTACTGCATGGTGGCGGGCGAGCCGATCGTCGATCAGATCCGTAAGGCTGCCGCCGACGCGGCAGCGGTGATCGCTATCGGTTCCTGCTCGGCGTGGGGCGGCGTGCCAGCGACCGGGGGTAACCCGACTGGTGCGGTCAGCCTGGAAGAGGCGTTGGGTCATCCGGTGATTAACATCCCGGGTTGCCCGCCGAACCCGCATAACTTCCTGACGACCGTGGTCTACTACATCACCTACGGTAAGTTGCCCGAGCTGGACAGCAAGCATCGCCCGCTGTTCGCCTATGAGCGTCTGATCCACGAAAACTGCGAGCGTCGTCCGCACTTCGATGCTGGTCGTTTCGCCAAAGAGTTCGGCGACTACGGTCACCGTCAGGGATGGTGCTTGTATCACCTGGGTTGTAAGGGGCCGGAGACTTACGGCAACTGCTCGACCCTGGAGTTCTGCGACATCGGCGGCGGTATCTGGCCGGTCGGTATCGGTCACCCGTGCTATGGCTGTAACGAGCAGGGTATCGGTTTCACCAAGGGGATCTTCCAGCTCTCCAGCGTAGAAAACCCGACCCCACGCGCGGAAAAACCGCTGGTGGACAATAAAGAGGGCGGCCACATTTCGCCGACGGCAACCGGTCTGATCGGGGGTGCGCTGGGTATTCTGGCCGGGGTCAGCCTGATGGCGGTGCGTGAACTGGGTCGCCAGCAGAAGCGTAATCAGGCGGATCAACACGATTCACGGGAGGAGTAA
- the hybA gene encoding hydrogenase 2 operon protein HybA gives MNRRNFLKFASVGALAAGTAASGSAQAAAENKPPIPTAVGMLYDSTLCVGCQACVAECQRLNKNALNPKGDPIWSNNDKLTPYTNNIIQVWRDGTGVNKDQLENGYAYIKKQCMHCVDPNCVSVCPVSALKKHPVTGIVMYDPDVCTGCRYCMVACPFDVPKYDYDNPFGAIHKCELCNQKGLERIDQGKLPGCVEVCPAGAVIYGTRDELLAEAKKRLAARPGSEYAYPRQTLHSNDSYLHPVARYQPCVYGEKEGGGTQVLVLAGVPYEKLGMPQLDELSTGARSEHIQHTLYKGMILPLVVLAGLSVMTYRNTKNHHDGDDDNE, from the coding sequence GTGAACAGACGAAACTTCCTTAAATTCGCTTCCGTTGGTGCGCTCGCGGCCGGCACTGCCGCGTCCGGCAGCGCCCAGGCGGCGGCCGAGAACAAGCCGCCGATTCCAACGGCGGTCGGGATGCTGTATGACTCCACCCTGTGTGTGGGTTGCCAGGCTTGCGTCGCCGAGTGTCAGCGCCTGAACAAGAATGCGTTGAACCCGAAAGGCGATCCGATCTGGTCGAACAACGACAAGTTGACGCCTTATACCAATAACATCATCCAAGTATGGCGTGATGGCACCGGGGTCAACAAGGATCAGCTGGAGAACGGCTACGCCTATATCAAGAAGCAGTGCATGCACTGCGTCGATCCTAACTGTGTCTCGGTCTGTCCGGTATCGGCGCTGAAGAAGCACCCTGTCACCGGGATCGTCATGTACGATCCTGACGTCTGCACCGGTTGCCGTTACTGCATGGTAGCCTGCCCGTTCGACGTACCGAAGTATGATTACGATAACCCGTTCGGGGCGATTCACAAGTGTGAACTGTGTAACCAGAAAGGGTTGGAGCGTATCGATCAGGGTAAACTGCCGGGCTGTGTCGAGGTGTGTCCTGCCGGGGCGGTGATCTATGGTACCCGTGACGAGCTGCTGGCCGAGGCGAAGAAGCGTCTCGCCGCGCGTCCGGGCTCCGAGTATGCCTATCCGCGTCAGACGTTGCACAGTAACGACAGCTACCTGCACCCGGTCGCGCGCTATCAGCCGTGTGTCTACGGTGAGAAAGAGGGCGGGGGGACTCAGGTCCTGGTGCTGGCGGGCGTACCCTACGAGAAGTTGGGGATGCCGCAGTTGGATGAGCTGTCGACGGGCGCCCGTTCTGAGCATATTCAGCATACGCTGTATAAAGGCATGATCCTGCCGTTGGTGGTCTTGGCCGGTCTTTCGGTAATGACCTATCGAAACACCAAGAATCACCATGACGGAGACGATGATAATGAGTGA
- the hybB gene encoding Ni/Fe-hydrogenase cytochrome b subunit, with translation MSEHKASPLGGRLVSWPVVLLAPFILLCGMFILKRLIFGIGSVADLNGGYPWGIWIAFDLLIGTGFACGGWALAWAVYVFNRGEYHPLVRPALLASLFGYSLGGLSITIDVGRYWNLPYFYIPGHFNTSSVLFETAVCMTVYIGVMALEFAPVIMERFGWKVSLKRLNKVMFFILALGALLPTMHQSSMGSLMISAGKKVHPLWQSYELLPLLSVLTAFIMGFAIVVFEGSLVQAGLRGRGPNEKTLFAKLVRVIQVFLLVFLALRFGELAMHDKLHYLFQFNRYAISFWCEAMLMLFPLLAFCSARCREDSRILFVGALSMLLGSALWRLNYSLLAYSPGNGYGYFPTSEEVLISMGFVAIEVVAYLLLIRLLPVLPALDHLKHQGYQAQGKAKV, from the coding sequence ATGAGTGAGCATAAAGCCAGTCCGCTCGGCGGGCGTCTGGTCAGCTGGCCCGTCGTGTTGCTGGCCCCATTCATCCTGCTGTGTGGGATGTTTATCCTGAAGCGTTTGATCTTCGGTATCGGTTCAGTCGCCGATCTGAACGGGGGCTATCCCTGGGGGATCTGGATCGCCTTCGACCTGTTGATCGGTACCGGTTTTGCCTGTGGCGGCTGGGCGTTGGCCTGGGCGGTGTATGTCTTTAACCGCGGCGAGTATCATCCGTTGGTGCGTCCGGCGCTGCTGGCCAGCCTGTTCGGTTACTCCCTTGGCGGTCTGTCCATCACCATCGACGTCGGTCGTTACTGGAACCTGCCGTACTTCTACATTCCGGGGCACTTCAACACCTCCTCGGTACTGTTCGAGACGGCGGTCTGTATGACGGTGTACATCGGTGTCATGGCGCTGGAGTTCGCGCCGGTGATCATGGAGCGCTTCGGCTGGAAGGTGTCGCTGAAACGACTGAATAAAGTGATGTTCTTTATTCTGGCGTTGGGGGCGTTGCTGCCGACCATGCACCAGTCTTCCATGGGGTCGCTGATGATCTCTGCCGGGAAGAAGGTGCATCCGTTGTGGCAAAGCTATGAGCTGCTGCCGTTACTGTCGGTGCTGACCGCCTTCATCATGGGCTTCGCCATCGTGGTCTTTGAAGGCTCGCTGGTGCAGGCGGGGTTGCGGGGTCGCGGCCCGAACGAGAAGACGCTGTTTGCCAAATTAGTGCGCGTAATCCAGGTATTCCTGCTGGTCTTCCTGGCGCTGCGCTTCGGTGAACTGGCGATGCATGATAAACTGCACTATCTGTTCCAGTTTAATCGCTACGCCATCAGCTTCTGGTGTGAAGCCATGCTGATGCTGTTCCCGCTGCTGGCATTCTGCTCTGCACGCTGCCGTGAAGACTCGCGTATCCTGTTTGTCGGCGCCCTGAGCATGCTGCTCGGCTCGGCGCTATGGCGTTTGAACTATTCGTTGCTGGCTTACTCGCCGGGCAACGGCTACGGCTATTTTCCAACCTCCGAAGAGGTGCTGATTTCGATGGGCTTCGTCGCCATCGAGGTTGTTGCTTATTTGCTGCTGATCCGGTTGTTGCCGGTATTGCCAGCGCTTGACCATTTAAAACACCAAGGTTATCAGGCCCAAGGGAAAGCTAAAGTATGA
- the hybC gene encoding hydrogenase 2 large subunit has protein sequence MSQRITIDPITRIEGHLRIDCEIENGKVTKAWSSGTMWRGMEDIVKGNDPRDAWMIVQRICGVCTTIHAIASVRAVESAVGAKVPVNAQYIRNLILAAHSIHDHIVHFYQLSAMDWVDITSALQADPNKCEAMLQGVSAWKLNSAGEFAKVQQKIRNLVDSGQLGIFANGYWGHKEMKLSPEVNLIAVAHYLQALECQRDANRVVAILGGKSPHIQNLAVGGVANPINLNAPSVLNLERLMYVKMFIERLGDFIEQVYKVDAAIIAANYPEWMTLGRGAKHYLSVPELPTDGDGGSFLLPGGYIENGDMANYRPITSQQDPWLIAGIAESSKHSWYQDDANLKPWEGKTEPNYTGWQEDGKYSWVKSPTLYDQVVEVGPLADLLVKLAAKHEDTVKHYNEVNGLYHTLTGQKLQVEQLHSTMGRIIGRAVRCCVLKDTLMQQWQALIDNIGKGDHVAYIPAEIDPNKEYRGVGFEEAPRGALSHWIVIKGGKIANYQAVVPSTWNSGPRNGQDEPGPYEQALVGTPVADINKPLEVVRTVHSFDPCMSCAVHVVNTLDGETTKVKIL, from the coding sequence ATGAGCCAACGTATTACTATCGACCCGATTACCCGCATCGAGGGCCACCTGCGCATTGATTGCGAAATCGAAAACGGCAAGGTGACCAAAGCCTGGTCATCCGGCACCATGTGGCGCGGGATGGAAGACATCGTGAAGGGTAACGATCCGCGCGATGCCTGGATGATCGTGCAGCGTATCTGCGGCGTATGTACCACCATTCACGCCATCGCCTCTGTTCGTGCGGTGGAGAGTGCCGTCGGCGCCAAGGTGCCGGTCAATGCACAGTACATCCGTAACCTGATCCTGGCGGCGCACAGCATCCACGACCACATCGTCCACTTCTATCAGCTGTCTGCGATGGACTGGGTGGATATCACCTCCGCGCTGCAGGCCGATCCGAACAAGTGTGAGGCGATGCTGCAGGGCGTCTCCGCCTGGAAGCTGAACAGCGCCGGTGAGTTCGCGAAGGTACAGCAGAAGATCCGTAACCTGGTTGATAGCGGCCAGTTGGGTATCTTTGCTAACGGCTACTGGGGCCACAAGGAGATGAAACTCTCTCCGGAAGTGAACCTGATCGCCGTCGCTCACTACCTGCAAGCGCTGGAGTGCCAGCGCGACGCCAACCGCGTGGTCGCCATCCTGGGCGGTAAGTCTCCGCACATCCAGAACCTGGCGGTCGGCGGTGTTGCTAACCCGATCAACCTCAACGCGCCGAGCGTGCTCAACCTGGAGCGCCTGATGTACGTCAAGATGTTCATCGAGCGTCTGGGCGACTTCATCGAGCAGGTGTACAAGGTGGATGCGGCGATCATCGCGGCCAACTATCCGGAGTGGATGACGTTGGGTCGTGGCGCCAAGCATTACCTGAGCGTGCCGGAGTTGCCGACCGACGGCGACGGCGGTAGCTTCCTGCTGCCGGGTGGCTATATCGAAAACGGCGACATGGCTAACTACCGTCCGATCACCAGCCAGCAGGATCCGTGGCTGATCGCCGGTATTGCCGAATCCAGTAAGCACTCCTGGTATCAGGACGACGCGAATCTGAAACCGTGGGAAGGTAAGACCGAGCCGAATTACACCGGCTGGCAGGAAGACGGCAAGTATTCCTGGGTGAAATCGCCGACCCTGTATGATCAGGTGGTCGAAGTCGGTCCGTTGGCCGATCTGCTGGTTAAACTGGCCGCCAAGCATGAAGACACCGTTAAGCATTACAACGAGGTCAATGGCCTGTATCACACCCTGACCGGCCAGAAGCTGCAGGTCGAACAGCTGCACTCCACCATGGGCCGTATCATCGGTCGTGCGGTGCGTTGCTGCGTGCTGAAGGATACCTTGATGCAGCAGTGGCAGGCGCTGATCGACAACATCGGCAAGGGCGACCATGTGGCCTATATCCCGGCCGAAATCGATCCGAACAAAGAGTATCGTGGCGTCGGCTTCGAAGAGGCTCCGCGTGGTGCGCTTTCTCACTGGATCGTCATCAAGGGTGGCAAGATCGCCAACTACCAGGCCGTGGTACCGTCAACCTGGAACTCCGGCCCGCGTAACGGCCAGGATGAGCCGGGTCCGTACGAACAGGCGCTGGTGGGGACGCCGGTCGCCGACATTAACAAGCCGCTGGAAGTGGTGCGTACCGTGCACTCCTTCGACCCGTGCATGTCTTGTGCGGTACACGTGGTGAATACCCTGGATGGCGAAACGACCAAGGTAAAAATCCTGTAA
- a CDS encoding HyaD/HybD family hydrogenase maturation endopeptidase: MNTLILGIGNLLLSDEAVGVRIVERLQRDYHFPDNIELMDGGTAGMELLEYLACRDHLIVVDAVLSGNEPGTVITLRDDEVPAMFSRKISPHQLGLADVLSALRLTDEFPKQLTLVGIEPQSLEPNIGLTPAIASAVPVAMDRVLAILREQGVQATHQGDVHAQ; encoded by the coding sequence ATGAATACGCTGATTCTCGGGATTGGAAACCTGTTGCTCAGCGATGAGGCGGTCGGCGTGCGTATCGTCGAGCGCCTGCAGCGCGACTATCATTTCCCGGACAACATCGAGCTGATGGATGGCGGGACGGCGGGCATGGAGCTGTTGGAGTACCTGGCCTGCCGCGATCACCTGATCGTGGTGGATGCGGTACTCAGCGGCAACGAGCCGGGTACGGTGATCACCCTGCGTGACGATGAGGTGCCGGCGATGTTTAGCCGCAAGATCTCGCCACATCAGTTGGGGTTGGCCGATGTGCTGTCGGCGTTGCGTCTGACGGACGAGTTCCCGAAACAGCTGACGCTGGTGGGGATTGAGCCGCAGTCGCTGGAGCCCAACATCGGTCTGACGCCGGCGATCGCTAGCGCCGTACCGGTCGCGATGGATCGGGTATTGGCCATCCTGCGAGAGCAGGGGGTACAGGCTACGCATCAGGGAGATGTTCATGCACAGTGA
- the hybE gene encoding hydrogenase-2 assembly chaperone, with the protein MHSEENAMHSDENALGMAAACVGFDNDPAALLVEQYQQIASGEMHDLPFFRAGIPVSAVMRPFDGQWVGCVLTPWMLSVVILPGPDQAWPERKIGDRLALQLPRGNMTFMVGELPQSGQLLSCSLMSPLDPHLQADQAEQLMRDTLTMLLSLPVAEAHDVDLSRRALFSRRG; encoded by the coding sequence ATGCACAGTGAAGAGAATGCCATGCACAGTGACGAGAATGCGCTGGGTATGGCGGCCGCATGCGTCGGGTTCGACAACGATCCCGCCGCGTTGCTGGTGGAGCAGTATCAGCAGATCGCCAGTGGCGAGATGCATGATCTGCCGTTCTTCCGCGCCGGGATCCCGGTCAGTGCCGTGATGCGCCCGTTCGACGGTCAGTGGGTCGGTTGTGTGCTGACACCCTGGATGTTGAGCGTGGTGATCCTGCCGGGGCCGGATCAGGCCTGGCCGGAGCGTAAGATCGGCGACCGTCTGGCGTTGCAACTGCCGCGCGGCAACATGACCTTCATGGTCGGTGAGCTGCCGCAGAGTGGGCAACTGCTCTCCTGTTCGCTGATGTCGCCTCTCGATCCTCATCTGCAGGCGGATCAGGCCGAGCAATTGATGCGCGACACCTTGACCATGCTGCTCTCGTTGCCGGTGGCGGAGGCGCATGACGTCGACCTGTCGCGACGCGCGCTGTTCAGTCGTCGCGGTTAA
- a CDS encoding C69 family dipeptidase, with protein MKTTLLAATIATLCMGQAMACTTILVGNQATTDGSFIAARNEDYSANNAKHMVIHPAAHNQHGVFKSHGNDFTYPLPKEAMSYTAIHDFDTQDKSMGEAGFNSAGVGMTATETIYNGQPALKADPYVEKTGITEDAIQTVVLPRIHSAREGVELLGKIIEQQGAGEGFGVAFVDQHDLWYLETGSGHQWMATRLPADKYFVSANQGRLRQYDPKDTANYLGSPTLISFAEQHGLYSPKDGAFDFHKAYSQDVDNDVTYNYPRVWTLQHMFNPQLKTTITDGKNFPVFLTPAKKISIADVEQALRNHYQGTAHDPYANNNPKEPYRPISVFRTQESHILQVRPNLPKAIGEVEYVAFGMSALSVYVPYYQGIEHYLPGYDKGSDQASDDSVNWKFRTLQTLVMQDYNAYAPDVQRAYHQFEQQTAQRQQSMEQAYLTLYKSQPKKAQQLLQQFEDQTMQGALKLTDQLTSQVVSKMTHATDMKYHFEGA; from the coding sequence ATGAAAACCACTCTGCTGGCAGCCACAATTGCGACCCTATGTATGGGCCAAGCGATGGCTTGCACCACGATACTGGTGGGCAATCAGGCCACGACCGATGGTTCTTTTATCGCTGCACGTAATGAAGACTACTCAGCTAATAATGCTAAACATATGGTCATCCATCCGGCCGCCCATAATCAGCACGGGGTGTTTAAATCTCACGGCAATGACTTTACCTATCCGCTGCCCAAAGAGGCCATGAGTTACACCGCTATCCACGACTTCGACACCCAGGACAAGTCGATGGGGGAAGCTGGCTTCAACTCGGCCGGCGTCGGAATGACGGCGACCGAAACCATCTACAACGGCCAACCGGCGCTGAAAGCCGATCCCTATGTAGAGAAAACCGGGATCACGGAAGACGCTATCCAGACCGTGGTGCTGCCGCGTATTCACAGCGCGCGTGAGGGCGTCGAACTGCTGGGTAAGATCATCGAACAGCAGGGCGCCGGTGAAGGCTTTGGCGTCGCCTTCGTCGACCAGCACGATCTGTGGTATCTGGAGACCGGCAGCGGCCACCAGTGGATGGCGACCCGCCTGCCGGCGGACAAGTATTTCGTCTCGGCCAACCAGGGGCGTCTGCGTCAGTATGATCCGAAAGACACCGCAAACTATCTTGGCTCCCCGACCCTGATCAGCTTTGCCGAACAGCATGGCCTGTACAGCCCGAAAGACGGCGCCTTCGACTTCCACAAGGCCTATTCTCAGGACGTCGACAACGATGTGACCTATAACTATCCGCGCGTCTGGACGCTGCAACACATGTTCAACCCGCAGCTGAAGACCACCATCACCGACGGTAAAAACTTCCCGGTCTTCCTCACCCCGGCGAAGAAAATCAGTATTGCCGACGTAGAGCAGGCGCTGCGTAATCATTATCAGGGGACCGCGCACGACCCCTATGCCAACAACAACCCGAAAGAGCCTTACCGCCCGATCTCCGTATTCCGCACCCAGGAGTCGCACATCCTGCAGGTGCGTCCGAACCTACCCAAAGCGATCGGCGAAGTGGAGTACGTCGCCTTCGGCATGTCCGCGCTGAGTGTCTATGTGCCCTATTATCAGGGCATCGAGCACTACTTGCCGGGTTATGACAAGGGGAGCGATCAGGCCAGCGATGACTCCGTCAACTGGAAGTTCCGTACGCTGCAAACCCTGGTCATGCAGGATTACAACGCCTATGCGCCTGACGTACAGCGCGCCTACCATCAGTTCGAGCAGCAGACGGCCCAACGTCAGCAGAGCATGGAGCAAGCATACCTGACGCTCTACAAGTCTCAGCCGAAGAAGGCCCAGCAGCTGCTGCAACAGTTTGAGGATCAGACCATGCAGGGCGCGCTGAAGCTGACCGATCAGCTGACCAGTCAGGTCGTGAGCAAAATGACCCATGCCACCGACATGAAGTATCACTTCGAAGGGGCATAA
- a CDS encoding DUF1097 domain-containing protein codes for MSVLLAIALTTGILSAVWGWLAISLGLSAWAGFLGCTAYFACPQGGVKGLGISLCTLCSGVFWAEIIINGSALQPHLELLGYGLTGVVAFLMCVQARQRWLSFVPGTFIGCCATFAAGGDWRLVLPSLLLGLLFGYGMKNSGLWLAARGRRAADATTNTDEVRIR; via the coding sequence ATGTCCGTTCTACTTGCCATTGCCTTAACTACCGGCATCCTGTCTGCCGTCTGGGGCTGGCTCGCCATCAGTCTAGGGTTATCGGCCTGGGCCGGCTTCTTGGGCTGTACCGCCTACTTCGCCTGTCCGCAAGGGGGCGTGAAAGGGCTAGGCATCTCGCTATGTACGCTCTGTAGCGGAGTCTTCTGGGCGGAGATCATCATTAATGGCAGCGCATTACAGCCACATCTGGAGCTGCTGGGTTATGGCCTGACCGGGGTGGTGGCGTTCCTGATGTGCGTCCAGGCGCGTCAACGCTGGCTCTCTTTTGTCCCGGGGACCTTTATTGGCTGTTGCGCGACGTTCGCCGCCGGGGGAGATTGGCGCCTGGTGTTGCCGTCGCTATTACTCGGTTTGCTGTTTGGCTACGGCATGAAGAACAGCGGACTGTGGTTGGCGGCGCGTGGTCGCCGTGCCGCTGACGCCACCACTAACACGGATGAGGTACGCATCCGTTAA
- the menF gene encoding isochorismate synthase MenF, producing MHQFTTLIERIVPLLDAVAHEGPGLVRVALPFRAQAGEGMLEWLAAQPLYPQFYWRHRSDEEEAAVCGALQIFRDAEQAQAFIRQQNNPALRIWGLNAFDRVALEGIGEVESLLFLPRLALLRRGDEAELVVYLYSDHSLRDDLARALRDLAALLPPQPLGSLQAAVLHAAHQPDRDAWCALLQSALAAIARNDFAKVVMARRTTLTLREPLRAAQFLAASRAVNHRCYHFMLALAPHHAFLGSSPERLYRRIGRKLETEALAGTVARGEDDEQCRANAIWLMQDGKNQHENLLVVDDICQRLRGSAGAPTLEVMAAEIVALRKVQHLRRTIHVTLNQQDDADCLRRLQPTAAVAGLPREPARRFIMQDEPFDRGWYAGSAGYLSLARAEFAVALRSALIVERQIHLYAGAGIVAGSDPQQEWQEIENKAAGLRTLLEGETA from the coding sequence GTGCATCAATTTACCACTCTGATCGAACGCATCGTCCCCTTGTTAGACGCAGTGGCCCACGAGGGGCCGGGACTGGTCAGAGTGGCGCTCCCTTTCCGTGCGCAAGCGGGGGAGGGAATGCTGGAGTGGCTTGCCGCGCAGCCGCTCTATCCCCAGTTTTATTGGCGCCATCGCAGCGACGAAGAAGAGGCGGCGGTGTGTGGTGCCCTGCAGATCTTTCGTGATGCCGAGCAGGCCCAGGCCTTTATTCGTCAGCAGAATAATCCGGCGTTACGCATCTGGGGGCTGAATGCCTTCGATCGCGTGGCGTTGGAGGGGATCGGCGAGGTCGAGAGCCTACTCTTCTTACCGCGTCTAGCGCTGTTGCGCCGTGGCGATGAGGCGGAGCTGGTGGTCTATCTGTACAGCGACCATTCGCTGCGTGACGATTTGGCTCGCGCCTTGCGCGATCTGGCCGCGCTGTTACCGCCTCAGCCACTGGGAAGCTTGCAGGCGGCGGTGTTGCACGCGGCGCATCAACCGGATCGCGATGCCTGGTGTGCCCTGTTGCAAAGCGCATTAGCGGCTATCGCGCGTAATGATTTCGCCAAGGTGGTGATGGCGCGCCGCACCACGCTGACGCTGCGTGAGCCATTGCGTGCGGCGCAGTTCCTCGCCGCCAGTCGAGCCGTCAACCACCGTTGCTATCACTTTATGTTGGCGTTGGCGCCGCATCATGCCTTTCTCGGCTCTTCGCCGGAGCGCTTGTATCGCCGCATAGGGCGTAAGCTAGAGACCGAGGCGTTGGCGGGCACGGTGGCGCGTGGCGAGGACGATGAGCAGTGTCGCGCCAATGCGATCTGGCTGATGCAGGATGGTAAGAATCAACATGAAAATCTGCTGGTGGTGGATGATATCTGCCAACGTCTGCGTGGGAGCGCCGGAGCGCCGACCCTAGAGGTGATGGCGGCGGAGATCGTGGCGTTGCGTAAGGTTCAGCATCTGCGGCGCACCATTCATGTCACGTTGAATCAGCAGGATGATGCCGACTGCCTGCGCCGGTTGCAGCCGACCGCGGCGGTGGCGGGGTTACCGCGCGAGCCGGCCCGGCGTTTCATCATGCAGGATGAGCCGTTCGATCGCGGTTGGTATGCCGGATCGGCCGGTTACCTCTCGCTCGCCCGGGCAGAGTTCGCGGTGGCCCTGCGCTCGGCGTTGATCGTCGAGCGACAGATCCACCTGTATGCCGGTGCAGGCATCGTCGCCGGCTCCGATCCGCAGCAGGAGTGGCAGGAGATCGAGAATAAGGCGGCGGGGCTGCGCACCCTGTTGGAGGGAGAGACGGCGTGA